Proteins from one Hemiscyllium ocellatum isolate sHemOce1 chromosome 6, sHemOce1.pat.X.cur, whole genome shotgun sequence genomic window:
- the kbtbd3 gene encoding kelch repeat and BTB domain-containing protein 3, whose protein sequence is MDSVSSISFNGMAERRLVFIRSENHGEQVLNTLQNFREQNMFFDFTIFVKEEKFQCHRCILAACSDFFRAMFEVHMRERDDGSVKITNLSPEAVKAFLDFAYKGYARICETNVEMYFQMSSFLQVSLLAKGCGDYLIKKIDVKNCFQILSLSESYGSTDLYDHALQFLVKHFSLLSKSNDFLEINVGVLEKCLEADALNVPDEDTVLNAVLQWTQYEVETREKHLPCLINLVKLHQLFKETLENLMRSESLLANNPECMESIYNVFDKFEEHNGLLTDARPSTTESYIFVHKTEENSTIKHTFCYNIKSDTWKELPAANIIDFPGSSLVVYGEKIFITGGCKISCSKSIRLHIAERCHDATDQTWCYCPRTNNFTSVSSMKNSRTMHSSVVAMKQLFVIGGKTRGAQEMRSLLNVESYNPLTKEWRSVSHLPRGIYYPEASACNDIIYVLGSEVEIADVFNPSLDCFFKYNVSSDQWSELVAEFGQFFHATLVKAVSVNSTLYICDLSTYKVYSFCPETCVWKGEGSFECAGFNAGAVGISDKIYILGGDYAPDEITDEVQVYHSRRSIWEEVSPMPKALTEFHCQVIQFSRNRDPWKN, encoded by the exons ATGGATTCAGTTTCTAGCATTTCTTTCAATGGAATGGCGGAAAGGAGGCTAGTCTTTATACGGTCTGAGAACCACGGCGAGCAGGTTTTGAATACACTTCAGAACTTCCGGGAGCAAAACATGTTCTTTGACTTCACTATATTTGTCAAAGAAGAGAAATTTCAATGTCATAGGTGCATTCTTGCTGCATGCAGTGATTTCTTCAG AGCCATGTTTGAGGTTCACATGAGGGAAAGGGATGATGGAAGTGTAAAAATCACTAATTTATCTCCGGAAGCTGTGAAGGCATTTCTGGATTTTGCTTACAAAGGATATGCACGGATATGTGAGACCAATGTTGAAATGTATTTTCAGATGTCTTCATTTCTTCAAGTGTCTCTGTTAGCTAAAGGATGCGGTGATTATCTCATCAAAAAAATCGATGTCAAAAACTGTTTCCAAATTTTGTCTCTGTCTGAGAGTTATGGTTCTACCGATTTGTATGATCATGCTTTGCAATTTTTAGTGAAGCACTTCTCTCTTCTGTCAAAGTCAAATGATTTCTTAGAAATTAATGTTGGAGTGCTAGAAAAATGCCTTGAAGCAGATGCCTTGAACGTCCCTGATGAGGACACTGTTCTGAATGCTGTACTTCAATGGACTCAATATGAAGTGGAGACAAGAGAAAAACATTTACCTTGCCTGATTAATCTTGTGAAATTGCATCAGCTATTCAAAGAAACTCTGGAGAACTTAATGAGATCCGAAAGTTTGCTAGCAAATAATCCTGAATGTATGGAATCAATTTATAATGTTTTTGATAAATTTGAAGAGCATAATGGGCTTTTAACTGATGCAAGACCATCCACAACAGAAAGCTACATATTTGTTCATAAAACTGAAGAAAATAGTACAATAAAGCATACCTTTTGCTATAACATTAAAAGTGATACCTGGAAAGAGTTGCCTGCTGCAAATATTATTGATTTTCCAGGGTCAAGTTTGGTTGTTTATGGAGAAAAGATATTTATTACTGGAGGATGTAAGATTAGTTGCAGTAAATCTATACGATTGCACATTGCAGAACGATGTCATGATGCAACTGACCAGACATGGTGTTACTGTCCAAGAACAAACAATTTCACTTCAGTTTCATCAATGAAGAACTCTCGGACCATGCATTCATCAGTTGTCGCAATGAAACAACTTTTTGTAATAGGTGGGAAAACCAGAGGAGCACAAGAAATGcgaagtcttttaaatgttgaatccTACAACCCTCTTACCAAAGAATGGAGATCAGTGAGCCACTTGCCAAGAGGAATTTACTATCCAGAAGCAAGTGCCTGCAACGACATTATCTATGTCCTTGGATCGGAGGTGGAAATAGCTGATGTCTTCAATCCATCATTAGATTGTTTCTTCAAATACAATGTGTCCTCTGATCAGTGGTCAGAACTTGTTGCAGAATTTGGCCAGTTTTTTCATGCTACTCTTGTGAAAGCTGTCTCAGTGAATTCCACATTGTACATTTGTGACCTTTCTACTTACAAAGTCTACAGTTTTTGTCCAGAAACTTGTGTTTGGAAAGGTGAGGGCTCATTTGAGTGTGCCGGCTTTAATGCAGGGGCTGTTGGGATTTCAGACAAAATTTATATATTAGGTGGGGATTATGCTCCTGATGAAATCACAGATGAGGTACAGGTGTACCATAGTCGCAGATCGATATGGGAGGAAGTATCCCCAATGCCCAAGGCTCTGACAGAGTTTCACTGTCAAGTGATTCAATTTAGCAGAAATAGGGATCCCTGGAAAAATTAA